A window of the Gossypium hirsutum isolate 1008001.06 chromosome A05, Gossypium_hirsutum_v2.1, whole genome shotgun sequence genome harbors these coding sequences:
- the LOC107959109 gene encoding uncharacterized protein, producing the protein MGSPLFHEFKKQASFFLKEKIRTARLALTDVTPAQLLTEEVTNGNTWTPDTSTLGSISRAAFELDDYWRIVEILHNKLEKFERKNWRISYNSLIVLEHLLTHGPESTAEEFQGDKDVIVKMQGFQCIDEKGFNWGLAVRNKSERILKLLQKGPVLKEERARARKLTRGIQGFGSFSYRSSSEKGNLKDSSYGRSNSDFNHNETHNSKHYNDNAPFEVGNKHENFKSWSCFNEGHGVKKPEIQTSFKENMAVIKEQFHNWTAIAESNPLLGSENNELRRGIMIEDDVHHPFNSHENQTASSMLLPRDGIVQGF; encoded by the exons ATGGGTTCTCCTTTATTCCATGAATTCAAGAAACAAGCTTCATTTTTTCTCAAGGAAAAGATTAGAACTGCTCGGTTAGCTTTAACTGATGTTACTCCTGCTCAGCt ATTGACTGAAGAAGTTACAAATGGGAATACATGGACACCAGACACCAGTACCCTGGGTTCTATTTCAAGGGCTGCTTTTGAATTAGATGATTACTGGAGAATTGTTGAGATTTTACACAATAA ATTGgagaaatttgaaagaaagaattggcgAATCTCTTACAATTCTCTGATAGTTCTTGAGCATTTGTTAACTCATGGACCAGAGAGTACAGCAGAGGAGTTTCAGGGTgataaagatgttatagtaaagaTGCAAGGCTTCCAATGCATAGATGAGAAAGG ATTCAATTGGGGTTTAGCTGTTAGAAACAAATCAGAGAGAATActgaaattgcttcagaaaggaCCTGTATTGAAAGAAGAGAGAGCCCGAGCTCGGAAGCTGACAAGAGGGATCCAAGGTTTTGGGAGTTTCAGCTATAGATCCTCGtcagaaaaaggaaatttaaaggATTCATCATATGGAAGAAGTAATTCTGACTTCAACCATAATGAAACTCACAATTCAAAGCACTACAATGACAACGCACCTTTTGAGGTAGGAAACAAACATGAGAATTTCAAGTCTTGGAGCTGTTTCAATGAAGGACATGGGGTCAAAAAACCTGAAATTCAAACAAGTTTCAAAGAAAACATGGCTGTTATCAAGGAACAATTTCATAATTGGACTGCAATTGCAGAGTCTAACCCACTTTTGGGCAGTGAAAACAATGAACTGAGAAGAGGAATAATGATAGAAGATGATGTCCACCACCCTTTCAACAGCCATGAGAATCAAACTGCTTCTTCAATGCTCCTTCCTAGAGATGGCATTGTTCAAGGATTTTGA